From the Rhinolophus sinicus isolate RSC01 linkage group LG02, ASM3656204v1, whole genome shotgun sequence genome, one window contains:
- the TMEM121B gene encoding transmembrane protein 121B: protein MHPALGHPRSVSSSSGSFPPPPAASRPPPLFQRGGSPRGRRGSGDSSTSTSASTGRGGGGGRRGGGGVSPSSTTSAEREDDDESVSISKPLVPAGAAGVPGPPAQGGAPAADLTPAAFSSSAGTPSSPSTPTSSCSMTAADFGGGAAAGGVGGPGGRSAGGAGGTGTGSSASCCSCCCCCGRRPARPGRRGPRRGCAPSPGCRWGYQALSVVLLLAQGGLLDLYLIAVTDLYWCSWIATDLVVVVGWAIFFAKNSRARPGSAASGAHNHHHHHHAAPPLHLPSASAGAAAGAKARGGRGGVGGPGGGSGSAAAAGEFAFAYLAWLIYSIAFTPKVVLILGTSILDLIELRAPFGTTGFRLTMALSVPLLYSLVRAISEAAAPPGSTGPLLLQPQQHRAAGCFLGTCLDLLDSFTLVELMLEGRVPLPAHLRYLLIAVYFLTLASPVLWLYELNAAAAASSWGQASGPGSCSRLLRLLGGCLVDVPLLALRCLLVVSYQQPLSIFTLKNLFFLGCRGLEALEGCWDPRSRASPSRARGGYGAPPSAPPPPPPPPPPQGGSQLGHCISENEGGAHGYVNTLAVASQN from the coding sequence ATGCACCCAGCTCTCGGCCACCCCCGCTCGGTCTCGTCCTCGTCCGGCTCATTCCCGCCGCCCCCTGCCGCCTCCCGGCCGCCGCCCCTCTTCCAACGGGGGGGATCCCCCCGCGGCCGGAGAGGCTCGGGAGACAGCAGCACCAGCACCAGCGCCAGCACCGGCCGGGGGGGAGGCGGCGGCCGACGCGGCGGGGGCGGCGTCTCCCCCAGCAGTACCACCAGCGCGGAGCGGGAGGACGACGACGAGAGCGTCAGCATCAGTAAGCCGCTGGTGCCGGCGGGCGCCGCCGGGGTCCCGGGGCCCCCGGCTCAGGGGGGCGCTCCAGCCGCCGACCTCACGCCCGCCGCCTTCTCCTCCTCAGCAggcaccccctcctccccctccacgCCCACCTCCTCCTGCAGTATGACAGCGGCGGACTTCGGCGGGGGCGCTGCGGCCGGGGGCGTCGGGGGCCCGGGGGGCCGCTCGGCTGGGGGCGCAGGCGGCACGGGGACCGGGAGCAGCGCCTCCTGCTGttcgtgctgctgctgctgtggccgCCGCCCGGCCCGACCCGGCCGCAGGGGTCCGCGCCGCGGCTGCGCTCCCAGTCCGGGGTGCCGTTGGGGCTACCAGGCGCTGTCCGTGGTGCTGTTGTTGGCGCAGGGCGGGCTGCTGGACCTGTACCTCATCGCCGTCACCGACCTGTACTGGTGCTCCTGGATCGCCACCgacctggtggtggtggtgggctgGGCCATATTCTTCGCCAAGAACAGCCGGGCCCGTCCCGGGAGCGCGGCGAGCGGCGCGCacaatcaccaccatcaccaccacgcTGCGCCGCCCCTGCACCTGCCGTCAGCCTCCGCCGGGGCTGCGGCCGGGGCCAAGGCGCGCGGCGGCCGCGGGGGCGTCGGAGGCCCCGGAGGCGGCTCGGGATCGGCCGCGGCCGCGGGCGAGTTCGCCTTCGCTTACCTGGCCTGGCTCATCTACTCCATCGCCTTCACGCCCAAGGTGGTGCTCATCCTGGGCACGTCCATCCTGGACCTCATTGAGCTGCGTGCGCCCTTCGGCACCACGGGCTTCCGCCTCACTATGGCACTCTCGGTCCCCTTGCTCTATAGCCTGGTGCGGGCCATCAGCGAGGCGGCCGCGCCCCCAGGCTCAACGGGTCCCCTGCTTCTGCAGCCACAGCAGCACCGCGCCGCCGGCTGCTTCCTGGGCACGTGTTTAGACCTGCTCGACAGCTTCACTCTGGTGGAGCTGATGCTGGAAGGCCGCGTGCCGCTCCCCGCACACCTGCGCTATCTGCTCATCGCAGTCTATTTCCTCACCCTCGCCTCGCCGGTGCTTTGGCTCTATGAGCTCAACGCAGCAGCCGCGGCTTCGTCGTGGGGCCAGGCTTCTGGGCCCGGCAGCTGCAGCCGCCTTTTGCGCCTGCTGGGCGGCTGCCTGGTGGACGTGCCCTTGCTGGCGCTGCGCTGCCTCCTGGTGGTGAGCTACCAGCAGCCCCTCTCCATCTTCACGCTCAAGAACCTCTTCTTCCTCGGTTGCCGTGGCCTGGAGGCCCTAGAGGGCTGTTGGGACCCCAGGAGTCGGGCTTCCCCTAGTCGGGCCAGAGGAGGCTACGGTGCTCCGCCCTCTGCACCGCctccaccgccaccaccaccaccacctcaggGAGGCTCCCAGCTGGGTCACTGCATCTCGGAGAACGAGGGGGGTGCCCATGGCTATGTGAACACCCTGGCTGTGGCCTCCCAGAATTGA